CAAGCGTGTCGAGAGAGTTGAGCAGCGTAGGAATCTGGGTATCGCGGACCTGGATCGATCCGCCGAGATCTCCACCGGAGATCTGCGATGTGATGTTCGTTCCGTTTTGATCGAGCACCTGCGCATTGCCGGCTGAATCGTTCGCCGTCGAAAGAGCGTAACTTGCGTTGCCCTGCACCAGGGGCGTACCGTTGCCGGTCGTAATCGTATCGCCCTGGGTGGAGTGCGTCACCGTGATGTTCGTCAACTGGGCAAGCTGCAGTTCGACCTGGTTCAACTGGTCGCCGATAGGCCCTAGGTTCTGGCCCTCCGCGTTCTGCTGTTGAAGCTCCACGTTCAGCTGCGCAACTTGCGACGCGAGCGCGTTGATCTGAGACACATCGCTCGTCACGGTGGTGTTCAAGCTGCTCGCCGGGCCAGATAGTCCGGCCGAAATGGAGTTGAACTGGCTTACCAGCGCCTGCGCGCCCTGAATCGCCGTCTGGCGGGTTGCCGAGTCGCTCGGATCCGACGACAGCGCCGAGAGATTGTTGAAGAACGTAGAAAGTGTGCTCGACAGGCTGGTCCCGCTGCTGGGAAACAGCGTCTGGATCTGGTCCAGCGCATTCACCTGCGCATCGGCGCTCGACTGCTGGCTGGTCTGCTGCTGAATCCGCAGTGTCAGCAGATCATTGCGCACCGAGGTGACACTCGTCACGTTCACGCCGCCGCCGACCTGCACCGTGCCGTCGGTCAAAGGTGACGCCTCGCTCAGGCTTACCGTCTCGCGGGCGTAACCGGTCGTGCTGGCGTTAGCGATGTTGTTGTTCGTGACCTGCAGCTCAAGCTCCTGGGCTTGGAGCGACTGGGAGGCGATCGAAAGTGCCGAATTAAGAGTTGCCATATCGTTATCTCCTCAGACTTCGCAGGACCAGGTTTGAAGATTCGCCTGGACGCCAGAGGTCGAGTGGGTTGAACCTTGATAGCTGCGGAAAAGACCGGCGAACAGCCGCAATGTCTCGCCCGAGTGGCGTAGCAATGCGGCGTATCTCTTGTTGAGTACAAGGACCGACGCGACGGCCTCTTCGATCTGGAAGGAAAGATCAGAGTCTTCACAGTTCGGGCTGAGCGCCCGGTCGGCGGAAAGCTTCGCACTTCTTCCGCGCTGGATATGAGCGAGGCGCGAGCAGGCTGCCTGCTGCACCCGAATGCTCTCTTGCAACGGGGAAAGCTCTTGCCGGGCGATGCAGTTCATCGCCGTTTCGAGCTCCCCCGCAAGACACTGCAGATTTGCGAGGTATTCTTTACCTTCATCCGGCGACAGCTGCTGCTTCCAAAGATGCATCGTTTCCCTCTGCAGAAATTCCGTGGCCTGCCGGATAGGTTGTCTCTTCGCGATACCTGACTACCAGGCCTCTAAATATCGGAGCTCGCGATCGACTGAGAAATCTTGTCACTATCAAGCTGGTACTGGGCAGATTTCACCGCCTGTCTCAACGATTCCACCTTTGCCTGCCGTGAGGGCGAGGTCTGCAGGGCGGTCTTGCTGAGGGCCTGGACGGTGTTGGTTGCGGCGGTGAAGCTGGTCGTATCTTCCGCCGTTTGTTTATGTTGGGCGCTGGCTGCGGACTTTGCAGAAGCGGCGTCGGCGAGAGTCTTGCCCTGCACTGACTTGGAAAAATCGGTTGTTGCTGCGCCAAAACGATCGACGACCATGACAACACCTCCTTTGAACGACTCCACTATCGGCATTTCCCGAAGTGCTGTTCAATAAGAGGGGGGTTTTTCACACTTTTCCACCGTCGGCCGTTTTTGGTGCCTCGGCGGAGTTCCCAACTTTAGTTGCAGCTATGGACGCATCTTTATGGTCAGAAGCTTTGTGCAGATTGGCCGTAATCATCTTCGCGATCCCGATCCCGCCCGACGCCGTCAGCGAGCCGGCCAGCGCCTGCATGGCGATGCCCTGGAACTGGTCCTTGCCGGAGTCGTCATCCTCATCCTGGCCGTCGCCGCCCGGGACCTTCGCGAAGCTCTGTTCAGCTTGCGAAAGCCAGCTCCCAAGCAGGATCGACTCGAAGTCATGGCCCGCCTTGTCGATCTTCGCGTCCTCCGTCCCCGAGGCCGAGGTCGAACTCGCTGTGGCTGAGGTCGAAGCCGCCGCTGTCTTGGCGCCGCTCAACAGCCGGGCTGCCTGCGCGTCCTGCAGCCCCGATTGCGAGACCAGCAAACTCGTCGATGCGTCAAACATTTAGATCACCTCCAGATCGGCCTGCAGGCCGCCTGATGCTTTGATTGCCTGCAGAATGGCCACGATGTCGCGTGAAGTCGCACCGATCGCGTGAAGCCCGCGGATCAAGTCGTCCACATTGGCCCCGTTGTCCAACCGAATCGATTGCGCGGGAAGGTCTTTCACAGCCACTGTAGAGTTCGCCAACGGCGTCGTCGTTCCCGTCCTGCTGCCCGGCAGGGGCTGCGAGACCTCAAAGGTCGTCTCGACCTGGATACTCAGGCTGCCATGAAGCACCGAGACCGGCGACAGCGTCACGTTGCCGCCCATTACGATCGTTCCGGTTCTCTCGTTGATGACCACCTTCGCCGGCGAATGGAAGTTGATCGAAAGCGCCTGTACCTGCGCGATCAGCAGTGGAACAGAACTCGTCCCGCTTCCCTTCACATCGATCTGGACCGCTCGGTCGTCCAGTTGGGTTGCAATCGGATTGTGAAACTCTTTATTGATCACGTCGGCCATATCTTTTGTCGCCGTGAAGTCGGGATTCCGAAGAACGAACGAGACGGTATGGAACTGGCTCAGGTCCACCTGCGCCTCGCGCTCCACAATGGCCCCGCCGGGAATTCTGCCTGTAGTGGGATGATTCACTGTCTTGACATTGCCCAATGAGCCCTCCGTGTAACCACCGAGCGTCAGCGGTCCCTGCGCCTCCGCATAGACCTGGCCATCGGGGCCCCGCAAGGATGTCATCAATAGGACGCCACCTTCGAGGCTCTTCGCGTCTCCCGCAGAGGAGACGGTGATATCGAGCTTCATGCCGTTTCGCGCGAACGCCGGCAAGGACGCCGTGATGAAGACCGCCGCCACATTCTTGACCACCACCTGCGCCGGAGAGATCTGCACCCCCATGCGCTTCATCGCATTGGCCAGTGTCTGCACCGTGAAGAATGTCTGCTGCGTGTCGCCCGTCAAATGCAGTCCGACAACCAGGCCGTAACCCACCAGCTGGTTGTCGCGAACACCCTCGACATCCGCGATGTCGCGCAGCAGCACCTTGTGGTCCGTGGCGCTCGCTGCGGCCGGGAGGCAAGCCACCTGGGCCAACAAACAGAGACAAACGAAGTAGGATAAAAGCCGTCGCATCAAGTGTTGCCCCACAAACGAGGTTGAAAGAGTTGAGTTCACAGGAATCAAAAGCCGAAGAGCCAAAGAACGGTGCGGGTAAGGATGTTCGGCGGACGAACGCTGTCCGAGATAATCCCCTTACCCTTCATCTCGATCTCGAGGTTGCCAAGGGCAGCCGACGGGATGGTATTCGCGGAGCTGATATCGCCCGGTCTTACAATCCCACGAATAATCAGGTCCTCGTGCTGGTTGTTCATCGCGATCTTGCGCTCTGCCTCGATCACCATGTTTCCGTTCGCCAGCACAGCGATGATCTGACCCGTTAGGTTCGTCGAGAACGTCGTATTAGAAGAGGTCGCGCCCGAGCCCTTCAAGGTAGTGGCGGAGTTAGCGGTCAGCAATGGATTGAGACCCTTGGTGGCGATGTCGCCAACAAGTCCTGAGATTCCGGATGTCGTGTTGAAAGCCCGCGAGCTGTTCACATCGCCGCTCTGTGCGGCAGTCGTCTGCACCGAGACCTGGACGATGATGGTGTCGTTCACGTTGCGCGCCCGATAGTCCGACGAAAGATCCCCGAGCGCATTCGCGGCCGACCATATACTGCCGACGGTCTTCGGATTCGGCGGAGGCATGTACTGCTCATTCAGGTGAGTGAGATAGTCTGCGCGCAGCTCCTGAGAGTTCTTCTTGACCGGCTTGATCCCGGCGTTCGCAGAGAGTGCACTCATCGCGAAGACCTGCATCACAACGAGGCTGCGAATAGGTAAGGAAAATCTGGTCATTGCGATAGCTCTCCTTTCAAGAGAGTCGGTGTCACCACCTCAGCGACATAGGTCTGTTTATGATCGGGCGAAGAG
This Granulicella aggregans DNA region includes the following protein-coding sequences:
- the flgK gene encoding flagellar hook-associated protein FlgK — its product is MATLNSALSIASQSLQAQELELQVTNNNIANASTTGYARETVSLSEASPLTDGTVQVGGGVNVTSVTSVRNDLLTLRIQQQTSQQSSADAQVNALDQIQTLFPSSGTSLSSTLSTFFNNLSALSSDPSDSATRQTAIQGAQALVSQFNSISAGLSGPASSLNTTVTSDVSQINALASQVAQLNVELQQQNAEGQNLGPIGDQLNQVELQLAQLTNITVTHSTQGDTITTGNGTPLVQGNASYALSTANDSAGNAQVLDQNGTNITSQISGGDLGGSIQVRDTQIPTLLNSLDTLANQFATAFNAAQAQGYDENGNAGAALFTVSNTVAGSAASIALTTTDPSALAASSDGSSGSNGNVANLTALQNTALSNGQSATAQSANLVYEIGSYTATATSDSTSIQQSLTALNNQQGSISGVSIDQESANLIQYQQAYAAAAKVVSTIQSLFDTTINMIQ
- a CDS encoding flagellar basal body P-ring protein FlgI — its product is MACLPAAASATDHKVLLRDIADVEGVRDNQLVGYGLVVGLHLTGDTQQTFFTVQTLANAMKRMGVQISPAQVVVKNVAAVFITASLPAFARNGMKLDITVSSAGDAKSLEGGVLLMTSLRGPDGQVYAEAQGPLTLGGYTEGSLGNVKTVNHPTTGRIPGGAIVEREAQVDLSQFHTVSFVLRNPDFTATKDMADVINKEFHNPIATQLDDRAVQIDVKGSGTSSVPLLIAQVQALSINFHSPAKVVINERTGTIVMGGNVTLSPVSVLHGSLSIQVETTFEVSQPLPGSRTGTTTPLANSTVAVKDLPAQSIRLDNGANVDDLIRGLHAIGATSRDIVAILQAIKASGGLQADLEVI
- a CDS encoding flagellar biosynthesis anti-sigma factor FlgM translates to MVVDRFGAATTDFSKSVQGKTLADAASAKSAASAQHKQTAEDTTSFTAATNTVQALSKTALQTSPSRQAKVESLRQAVKSAQYQLDSDKISQSIASSDI
- a CDS encoding flagellar basal body L-ring protein FlgH, with the translated sequence MTRFSLPIRSLVVMQVFAMSALSANAGIKPVKKNSQELRADYLTHLNEQYMPPPNPKTVGSIWSAANALGDLSSDYRARNVNDTIIVQVSVQTTAAQSGDVNSSRAFNTTSGISGLVGDIATKGLNPLLTANSATTLKGSGATSSNTTFSTNLTGQIIAVLANGNMVIEAERKIAMNNQHEDLIIRGIVRPGDISSANTIPSAALGNLEIEMKGKGIISDSVRPPNILTRTVLWLFGF